One stretch of Marinobacterium iners DNA includes these proteins:
- a CDS encoding 2Fe-2S iron-sulfur cluster-binding protein has protein sequence MHKVYLPSGELFLCNEDDTLVQGALRQGVGLPYECNSGGCGTCKFILEEGEVEELNPDAAGLSDRDKRKGRKLACQCRPMSDLKIKVSPDPLYTPLHKPAIQQAKLVSIETLTHNIRAFKFKPDTPMDFLPGQYTLLTLPEGDVRAYSMANLADDQSGVEFFIKQVPGGHVTQALFDIRYDTDTEVSLDGPYGIAYCRTSPRDIICVAGGSGLAPMISIARAHVQAGIKRKLYFFFGGQRHEDILKLDQFRRLVGDSTGIIQYTAAVSDETSSGSADNGFVHQVMLERMGQQLSEYDT, from the coding sequence ATGCATAAAGTATATTTACCAAGCGGTGAGCTGTTTCTATGCAATGAGGACGATACCCTGGTGCAGGGCGCTCTGCGTCAAGGTGTAGGTTTACCCTATGAATGCAACTCAGGCGGCTGTGGGACCTGCAAATTCATCCTCGAGGAGGGTGAGGTCGAGGAGCTGAACCCGGATGCCGCGGGTCTGTCAGATCGCGACAAACGCAAGGGGCGCAAGCTGGCGTGCCAATGCAGGCCCATGTCCGATCTTAAAATCAAGGTGTCGCCCGATCCTCTATACACCCCTTTACATAAGCCGGCCATACAGCAGGCCAAACTTGTATCGATCGAAACGCTCACTCATAACATCAGAGCGTTCAAATTCAAACCCGATACCCCGATGGATTTTCTACCGGGTCAATACACACTCCTCACACTGCCTGAAGGCGATGTACGTGCTTACTCGATGGCCAACCTGGCGGATGATCAGTCAGGCGTTGAATTTTTCATCAAACAGGTACCAGGTGGACACGTCACCCAGGCACTTTTTGATATACGTTACGATACCGATACCGAAGTCAGCCTTGATGGCCCCTATGGCATCGCCTACTGCAGAACCAGTCCGCGAGACATCATATGTGTGGCGGGAGGATCGGGTCTTGCGCCCATGATTTCAATTGCACGGGCTCATGTACAGGCCGGCATTAAGCGAAAACTGTACTTCTTCTTTGGCGGTCAACGACATGAAGATATATTGAAACTTGATCAGTTTCGCAGGCTTGTCGGAGATAGCACGGGGATTATTCAATATACCGCTGCTGTATCGGACGAAACCTCCTCGGGGTCAGCCGATAACGGTTTTGTCCACCAAGTCATGTTGGAGCGTATGGGGCAGCAGTTGTCTGAATATGATACCTGA
- a CDS encoding VOC family protein, which yields MAMFLTTSMKAHDIAFIKHPEKNKFHHASFLLETWEEVLRAGDLLSMTDTSLDIGPTRHGITHGQTIYFFDPSGNRNEVFCGGDYYYPDHEPITWDAEQLGKAIFYHDRQLNERFLTVLT from the coding sequence GTGGCTATGTTTCTGACTACATCGATGAAAGCACACGATATTGCGTTCATCAAACACCCCGAGAAAAACAAGTTCCATCATGCCTCATTCCTGTTGGAAACCTGGGAGGAGGTTCTGCGTGCGGGAGATCTTCTATCCATGACCGATACATCATTGGATATAGGTCCCACACGACATGGCATTACTCATGGGCAGACCATCTATTTCTTTGACCCCTCGGGCAATCGAAATGAGGTGTTCTGTGGCGGGGACTACTACTATCCTGATCATGAACCGATCACTTGGGATGCTGAGCAACTTGGCAAAGCCATCTTTTATCATGATCGTCAGCTCAATGAACGGTTTTTGACCGTATTGACATAA
- a CDS encoding response regulator transcription factor: MIKSGADDFLQKPVNDQILLDKINRSIRSRIDRLDRVQSQQKASTIHLLTDRETEILRFVAEGLSSKEIARSLEISYKTVEVHRTNIRKKLNTKSVAELTKIYFDSLKND; encoded by the coding sequence GTGATCAAAAGTGGTGCCGATGACTTTCTTCAAAAACCTGTAAATGACCAAATTTTACTTGACAAAATAAACCGTTCCATCAGAAGCCGAATCGACAGGCTTGACCGCGTTCAGTCTCAGCAAAAGGCAAGCACCATACATCTACTGACAGATCGAGAAACTGAAATCCTCCGATTCGTGGCAGAGGGTTTATCCAGTAAAGAGATTGCCCGCTCTCTGGAGATAAGTTACAAAACCGTTGAAGTGCATCGCACAAATATTAGAAAGAAACTGAATACAAAAAGTGTTGCTGAGCTCACTAAAATTTACTTCGACAGTTTAAAAAATGATTAA
- a CDS encoding non-heme iron oxygenase ferredoxin subunit — translation MTSTAANENYILLCDITEPQEDSGLLIPFDDRANVAVFKYEGQFYVMDDKCSHGDASLCEGEIDGDEVECPFHAGAFSFVTGEPTAAPCTIPMKVYRTKVIEDKLYMVNEHA, via the coding sequence ATGACATCTACAGCCGCAAACGAGAATTACATTCTTCTCTGTGACATTACAGAGCCACAAGAGGATTCGGGCCTGCTGATCCCATTCGACGACCGCGCTAATGTTGCCGTCTTCAAGTACGAAGGCCAATTTTACGTAATGGATGACAAATGCTCACACGGCGATGCGTCTTTATGTGAAGGTGAGATCGATGGCGATGAAGTGGAATGTCCATTTCATGCCGGCGCCTTTAGCTTTGTGACAGGGGAGCCAACAGCCGCACCCTGTACGATACCAATGAAGGTTTACCGTACCAAAGTCATTGAAGATAAGCTGTATATGGTGAACGAACATGCATAA
- the ahpF gene encoding alkyl hydroperoxide reductase subunit F, whose amino-acid sequence MLDTNLKQQLNTYLKNIVTPIELTLTTNDSDKSKELADLTHEIAELSDKISVKAGNDRRAPSMAVGAAGQAPRVNFAGIPMGHEFTSLVLALLQAGGHPSKADAALQEQIRNLKGEFHFETYISLSCQNCPDVVQALNLMAVLNPNITHTMIDGALFQKEVEERQIMAVPSVYLNGEHFGQGRMTLPEIVNKLDTGAAEKKAAELNEREPYEVLVVGGGPAGASAAIYAARKGIRTGVVAERFGGQVMDTVGIENFISVPYTEGPKLVASLEQHVKEYEVEVITEQSAAKLRKGELIEVELASGATLKSRSVILATGARWREMNVPGEQEYRGKGVAYCPHCDGPLFKGKSVAVIGGGNSGIEAAIDLAGIVKDVTVLEFSDTLRADSVLVKKAESLPNIKIIKQAMTTEVLGDGNKVIGLKYKDRKTDESHVVDVAGIFVQIGLVPNSEWLKNSLELTERGEIVIDSHGATSMPGVFAAGDVTATPYKQIIISMGSGATAALGAFDHLIRN is encoded by the coding sequence AGCAGTTGAACACCTACCTGAAGAACATTGTTACCCCGATCGAGCTGACGCTGACCACCAATGACAGCGACAAGTCCAAGGAACTGGCGGATCTGACACATGAGATCGCCGAGCTGTCTGACAAGATCAGTGTGAAGGCAGGCAACGATCGTCGCGCACCGAGCATGGCCGTTGGCGCCGCCGGTCAGGCACCGCGGGTTAACTTTGCCGGTATCCCCATGGGACACGAATTCACCTCGCTGGTACTGGCATTGCTGCAGGCCGGCGGTCATCCGTCCAAGGCCGATGCCGCACTGCAGGAACAGATCCGCAACCTGAAGGGCGAGTTCCACTTCGAGACCTACATCTCGCTGTCATGCCAGAACTGCCCGGACGTGGTACAGGCATTGAACCTGATGGCGGTGCTGAACCCGAACATCACCCACACCATGATCGACGGTGCCCTGTTCCAGAAAGAAGTTGAAGAACGTCAGATCATGGCCGTTCCGTCCGTCTATCTGAACGGCGAACACTTTGGTCAGGGCCGCATGACGCTGCCGGAGATCGTCAACAAGCTGGATACCGGCGCCGCCGAGAAGAAAGCGGCTGAGCTGAACGAGCGCGAGCCTTACGAAGTGCTGGTGGTGGGCGGTGGCCCGGCCGGTGCCTCTGCTGCGATCTACGCTGCACGCAAGGGCATCCGCACCGGTGTGGTGGCCGAGCGTTTCGGCGGTCAGGTGATGGATACGGTCGGCATCGAGAACTTCATCTCAGTGCCTTACACAGAAGGCCCGAAACTGGTCGCCAGCCTTGAGCAGCATGTTAAAGAGTATGAAGTCGAGGTGATCACCGAGCAGTCCGCCGCCAAATTGCGCAAGGGCGAGCTGATCGAGGTGGAACTGGCCAGCGGTGCGACCCTGAAAAGCCGTAGCGTGATTCTGGCCACCGGTGCGCGCTGGCGTGAAATGAACGTGCCGGGCGAACAGGAGTACCGCGGCAAGGGCGTGGCCTACTGCCCGCACTGCGACGGCCCGCTGTTCAAGGGCAAGAGCGTGGCGGTAATCGGTGGTGGTAACTCCGGCATCGAGGCGGCGATCGACTTGGCCGGTATTGTTAAAGACGTGACCGTGCTGGAATTCTCCGACACCCTGCGCGCCGACAGCGTGCTGGTGAAGAAGGCGGAGTCTCTGCCCAACATCAAGATTATCAAGCAGGCGATGACCACCGAGGTTCTGGGTGACGGCAACAAGGTGATCGGCCTGAAATACAAGGACCGCAAGACCGATGAGTCTCATGTGGTGGATGTGGCCGGCATCTTCGTGCAGATCGGTCTGGTGCCGAACAGCGAGTGGCTGAAAAACAGCCTGGAACTGACCGAGCGCGGCGAGATCGTCATCGACAGCCACGGCGCCACTTCCATGCCGGGTGTGTTCGCGGCCGGTGATGTAACCGCGACACCGTACAAGCAGATCATTATCTCAATGGGATCTGGCGCAACCGCGGCCTTGGGTGCCTTCGATCACCTGATCCGCAACTGA
- a CDS encoding IS1380 family transposase — MRTFKLEQSKTEIITPHGGLALVGHSVNRMTSLAKTSRSIVKRHGIANIDLIRTYLGLICLGKSDFEAVEHARHDPFFKAAMGIKQSPSSARLRQRFDEDARALIPLLDEASVEFLCNASVPIGTLTTGHVPLDMDVFPMDNSNSKKEGVAYTYKGHDGYAPIAAYLGTEGWCLGCELRPGNQHANKEFIHTLDRVLPRVRELTDAPLLVRLDSAHDAAENRGYFRAHGADYLIKWNPRSQDGLAWVDKAHAAGALWCHTRPGKMETLVSEPLDGTDDRLIVKVTVRQSDSSRQLFLEPEVSLEGWTTSLTSDAADNAKVIALYQDHATSEQFHSEFKTDLDLERLPSGKFDTNDLVIAFAVLGYNILRWMGQNALLGPDAPVRHPAKRRRLKTVIQELMYMACRLVSSGRRLHLRFGRHCPGFGAFSRVYGLA; from the coding sequence ATGCGTACCTTCAAGCTTGAACAGTCAAAAACCGAGATTATCACACCCCACGGTGGTCTGGCGCTGGTTGGGCACAGCGTGAACAGGATGACCTCTCTGGCTAAGACCTCGCGCTCCATCGTCAAGCGCCATGGCATCGCCAACATCGACCTCATCCGTACCTACCTGGGGTTGATTTGCCTTGGCAAGAGCGACTTCGAAGCGGTCGAGCACGCACGCCATGATCCCTTCTTCAAAGCGGCCATGGGCATCAAGCAATCACCTTCATCGGCCCGGCTGCGTCAGCGCTTTGATGAAGATGCCCGCGCACTGATCCCGTTATTGGATGAGGCCAGCGTCGAGTTTCTGTGTAACGCTTCGGTGCCTATCGGCACACTCACCACCGGGCACGTGCCACTGGATATGGACGTGTTTCCCATGGACAACAGCAACAGTAAAAAAGAGGGCGTGGCCTATACCTACAAGGGGCATGACGGTTATGCCCCCATCGCGGCCTACCTGGGCACGGAGGGCTGGTGTCTGGGCTGTGAGCTGCGACCGGGTAACCAACATGCCAATAAAGAGTTTATTCACACCCTCGACCGGGTGCTGCCTCGAGTCCGAGAGCTGACCGATGCACCGCTACTGGTACGTCTTGACAGCGCCCATGATGCCGCCGAGAACCGGGGGTACTTCCGTGCGCACGGGGCAGACTACCTGATTAAGTGGAACCCCCGCTCACAAGATGGACTGGCCTGGGTCGACAAGGCTCATGCGGCCGGCGCACTTTGGTGCCATACCCGACCGGGCAAAATGGAAACGCTGGTAAGCGAACCGCTGGATGGCACGGACGACCGCCTGATCGTCAAGGTGACGGTGCGCCAGAGTGACAGTTCAAGACAGCTGTTTTTGGAGCCGGAGGTCAGCCTGGAGGGCTGGACGACTTCACTCACATCGGACGCAGCAGATAACGCCAAGGTCATTGCGCTCTACCAGGATCACGCCACCAGCGAACAGTTCCACAGTGAGTTCAAGACTGATCTGGATCTCGAACGTTTGCCGTCAGGGAAGTTCGATACCAACGACCTGGTCATAGCCTTTGCCGTACTGGGCTACAACATACTGCGTTGGATGGGACAGAACGCGCTATTGGGGCCGGATGCACCGGTGCGTCATCCGGCCAAGCGTCGGCGGCTGAAAACCGTGATTCAGGAACTGATGTATATGGCCTGTCGCTTAGTCAGCAGCGGTCGTCGTCTCCACCTGCGCTTCGGACGACATTGTCCCGGTTTCGGGGCATTCAGTCGCGTCTACGGGCTGGCCTGA
- a CDS encoding nuclear transport factor 2 family protein, which translates to MSAEQIRNIIAQYGIGADQRNSAAIMKPLFSSDAVWSCDGFGEFHGDENIAHALSAIAEQTIVWSFHAMATPWIHIHPDRKTAEAHWPLWELARVAEPTQQATKDKMLAGFYRAALIREQGRWLFNQVELDLQVSCEYTPLPMKKEYE; encoded by the coding sequence ATGTCGGCAGAACAGATACGAAACATAATCGCACAATATGGAATCGGCGCGGATCAGAGAAACAGCGCCGCCATCATGAAACCTCTGTTCTCATCTGACGCGGTTTGGTCCTGCGATGGGTTTGGTGAGTTTCATGGCGATGAGAATATTGCTCACGCTTTGTCAGCCATCGCTGAGCAGACCATCGTATGGAGCTTTCATGCCATGGCCACCCCCTGGATTCACATTCACCCTGATCGTAAAACTGCAGAGGCCCATTGGCCTTTGTGGGAACTGGCCCGTGTGGCAGAGCCTACACAGCAAGCTACCAAAGATAAAATGCTGGCCGGATTTTACCGTGCAGCACTGATCCGAGAACAGGGGCGCTGGCTGTTTAACCAGGTTGAACTTGACCTACAAGTGAGCTGTGAGTACACCCCGCTACCGATGAAGAAGGAATATGAATGA
- a CDS encoding aromatic ring-hydroxylating oxygenase subunit alpha, which translates to MNQKVSLRWDEKFPELGGGPIPIDPCISPKIYDQEVEKVFKKTWLKVGRVEEIPNKGDYKVKKLSFANTSVILIRGKDDQIRGFHNTCSHRGNKVVVETGGEETFGSSRAAVVTCRFHGWVYDAKGDLVNVPEENKFHPCFVREENGLAKIRTEVWEGFIFVNLDDTATEPLEQYLGDMGKHLKGYPYEQMSDVFSYNTVLECNWKVAHDAFAEAYHVETIHAGSFPNVFGSGLQDVELFGDHRTAAVCLTNNASPKPAAALSNSITGASLVNFKARTMLPETVNPSNRDDFAFELSVLFPNLLIHISEGVWFTHQFWPMGPNKTRWEGKYYLPKVNSYAERWAQQFAVTLQRNAWLEDTATMEDTQAALLSGSKKVMHLQDEEILLRHGYHVLEKYLNKEV; encoded by the coding sequence ATGAATCAAAAAGTATCTCTGCGTTGGGACGAGAAATTTCCGGAGCTGGGCGGTGGCCCTATTCCAATTGACCCGTGTATTTCACCGAAAATATATGATCAGGAGGTGGAAAAGGTCTTCAAAAAAACATGGCTTAAAGTAGGGCGTGTTGAAGAGATCCCAAACAAGGGTGACTACAAGGTCAAAAAACTCAGCTTTGCCAATACTTCCGTTATTTTGATCCGCGGTAAAGACGATCAAATTCGTGGATTCCACAATACGTGCTCCCATCGCGGGAACAAAGTGGTTGTTGAAACCGGTGGGGAAGAAACCTTTGGAAGCAGCCGTGCTGCAGTTGTGACCTGCCGATTCCACGGTTGGGTATATGACGCCAAGGGCGATCTGGTCAATGTACCTGAAGAGAACAAGTTTCATCCCTGTTTTGTTCGTGAAGAGAACGGCCTGGCAAAGATCCGCACAGAAGTGTGGGAAGGCTTTATCTTCGTCAATCTGGACGATACGGCAACCGAGCCCCTCGAACAGTATCTGGGTGACATGGGCAAGCACCTGAAAGGTTACCCATATGAGCAAATGTCGGACGTTTTCTCATACAACACCGTTCTTGAGTGCAACTGGAAAGTTGCTCACGATGCATTCGCTGAAGCCTATCATGTTGAAACAATCCATGCCGGCTCGTTCCCCAATGTGTTCGGCTCAGGTTTGCAGGACGTCGAACTGTTTGGAGACCACCGCACCGCTGCGGTTTGTCTGACCAACAATGCGTCACCCAAACCTGCGGCGGCTCTCTCAAACTCTATTACAGGCGCGTCTTTGGTCAACTTCAAAGCCCGCACCATGCTGCCTGAAACCGTGAATCCATCCAACCGTGATGACTTTGCATTCGAGTTATCGGTTCTGTTCCCGAACCTGCTGATCCATATCAGTGAAGGCGTGTGGTTTACCCACCAGTTCTGGCCGATGGGTCCAAATAAGACCCGTTGGGAAGGTAAGTACTACTTGCCGAAAGTGAACTCCTACGCCGAGCGCTGGGCACAACAATTTGCTGTCACCTTGCAGCGCAACGCCTGGCTGGAAGATACCGCCACGATGGAAGATACCCAGGCGGCACTCCTCTCCGGATCAAAGAAAGTGATGCATCTTCAGGATGAAGAAATTCTGTTGCGCCATGGCTACCACGTACTGGAAAAATATCTCAATAAAGAGGTTTGA
- a CDS encoding PAS domain S-box protein, with the protein MINTKDLEFSYKEIFEFANDAMIIHCAETGDILKVNKRACELYGMTSDEIVGMKVGNLAKGNEHYNHDNALRTIRKAFEENILLTFEWEISTHKNGYIPVEVNLKRLGSKSSKLVLAMTRDITVRKVAEQKLRERNKYFRRLMSISSDGIALIDQKGRIEFLSESIKLITGRTARSLTGRNIVEFIHPQDLIYVNKMLERLSIKGSPFRSGSISIRVKNNSGQWRNHEVYFKNFLGNLRFNYVLLNFRDVTERLRREEEDREKDRNLNHLARLSIAGEVTAAIAHEINQPLCAAVNYFAGCRNRLSRENFSRKDIIYGLEMAQNELERAGKVVTVIKNFTKNSEQSPKLISIKEVIENAKDIINAQIKNRLARCDINITTDKKVLCDEILIQQVISNLISNALDSMKGLDVASQSIDIHVFDHASDWVEVSIYDRGIGPPEEMISHKIEKSFYTTKEGGLGLGLSLCRKIMKSHRGKLTITAREDGYRGTRASFLIPVARA; encoded by the coding sequence ATGATTAATACAAAAGATCTTGAATTCTCATATAAGGAAATATTCGAATTCGCTAATGATGCAATGATCATTCATTGTGCCGAGACTGGTGACATATTAAAGGTTAACAAAAGGGCCTGCGAGCTCTATGGCATGACCTCAGATGAAATTGTTGGCATGAAGGTTGGTAATCTCGCAAAGGGTAACGAACATTATAACCATGACAATGCACTCAGAACAATAAGGAAGGCGTTTGAGGAAAATATACTGCTAACATTTGAATGGGAAATTAGCACACATAAAAATGGGTATATACCAGTTGAAGTAAACTTAAAAAGATTAGGCTCTAAGTCAAGCAAACTCGTGCTTGCAATGACACGAGACATCACAGTTCGTAAAGTTGCCGAGCAGAAACTGAGGGAAAGAAATAAATACTTCAGGCGCCTGATGAGTATATCTTCTGATGGCATCGCTCTGATTGACCAAAAAGGCAGAATCGAATTCCTCAGCGAGTCCATCAAACTTATAACAGGTCGCACCGCTCGCTCATTGACAGGTAGAAATATCGTTGAATTTATTCACCCCCAAGACCTCATATATGTCAACAAAATGTTAGAACGCCTTTCAATAAAAGGCTCTCCCTTTCGCTCCGGCTCCATCTCAATTCGTGTTAAAAATAACAGCGGTCAGTGGCGCAATCATGAAGTCTATTTCAAGAACTTCCTTGGTAATCTCCGCTTTAACTACGTTCTGTTGAATTTCAGAGATGTCACCGAGCGCCTGCGTAGAGAGGAGGAAGATCGAGAGAAAGACCGCAACCTGAATCACCTTGCTAGGCTCTCGATAGCCGGAGAGGTAACCGCTGCTATTGCTCATGAGATCAACCAGCCCCTTTGCGCCGCCGTCAACTATTTTGCAGGTTGCCGCAACCGACTGTCTCGAGAAAACTTTTCCCGCAAGGATATTATCTATGGCCTGGAGATGGCACAGAACGAACTGGAGCGGGCCGGTAAAGTTGTGACTGTTATTAAGAATTTCACCAAAAATAGTGAGCAAAGCCCAAAACTCATCTCCATAAAAGAAGTTATAGAGAATGCAAAAGACATCATCAATGCGCAAATAAAGAACAGACTCGCCAGATGCGACATAAACATTACGACTGATAAAAAAGTCTTATGCGATGAGATCTTGATTCAGCAAGTAATCTCTAACCTGATCTCGAATGCGCTCGATTCGATGAAGGGGCTGGATGTTGCCAGCCAATCCATTGATATCCATGTCTTTGATCATGCATCCGACTGGGTCGAAGTCTCAATCTACGACCGCGGCATAGGCCCGCCAGAAGAGATGATATCACACAAAATTGAGAAGTCTTTCTATACAACCAAAGAAGGCGGCCTGGGTCTCGGTTTATCTCTATGCAGAAAAATCATGAAGTCGCACAGAGGAAAACTCACCATTACGGCACGAGAGGACGGCTACCGAGGTACACGAGCATCCTTCCTGATTCCGGTGGCACGGGCATAG
- a CDS encoding acetamidase/formamidase family protein, producing the protein MNKHSLTQDSTSSEALDSVSIYEYSGGIIGPSKEMLGPVKNGGKIQAGTPPGCWGPMITPAFQGGHEVTLPVAVEGADVGDAVALTIDRITVTSLATSSGVMEFVEGRYHGDPFVAKYCSSCGTEQPASHVEGIGDDAIHCDVCGAEVSAFRFSNGYVIVLDEKNKLSLTVNQEIANRLAGKAPEISRLPEASAQHSILSLARADMPGVAARMIPFLGNIGTTPSRDLPDSHNCGDFGKFLIDAPHKYGLSKEELYAAKTDGHMDTNSVREGAILICPVKIKGAGIYLGDMHAQQGNGEIAGHATDVSGETELSVEVIKGLELEGPILLQNIEDLPPMAVPLNAEEREKIKILAQHWGQDHIEKSGPVTFIGTGENLNEATEIGLRRASKATGIPYEEILNRATINGSIEISRLPGAVRVTFLCPLDILDRMGIGHLVRQKYNL; encoded by the coding sequence ATGAACAAACATAGCCTGACACAGGACAGCACGTCCTCAGAAGCACTTGATTCTGTATCCATCTACGAGTACTCCGGCGGCATTATTGGCCCAAGCAAAGAGATGCTTGGGCCCGTAAAAAACGGCGGCAAGATCCAAGCTGGCACTCCACCCGGTTGCTGGGGACCCATGATAACCCCCGCATTCCAGGGTGGGCATGAAGTTACCCTGCCGGTCGCCGTAGAAGGTGCCGACGTGGGCGATGCAGTGGCATTAACAATCGACCGAATCACAGTCACTTCCCTGGCGACCTCTTCCGGTGTTATGGAATTTGTTGAAGGTCGTTATCACGGAGACCCCTTTGTCGCTAAGTACTGCTCCAGCTGTGGCACTGAACAACCTGCCAGCCATGTTGAAGGCATTGGTGATGACGCGATTCATTGTGATGTGTGCGGCGCGGAGGTCAGTGCTTTCCGCTTCAGCAACGGTTACGTCATCGTCCTGGATGAGAAAAACAAGCTTAGCCTGACTGTCAATCAAGAGATCGCCAACAGGCTGGCTGGCAAGGCACCGGAGATCTCCAGACTGCCGGAAGCATCGGCCCAGCACTCCATTCTGTCATTAGCACGGGCCGACATGCCAGGTGTAGCGGCACGTATGATCCCTTTCTTGGGTAATATCGGCACGACCCCCTCTCGTGATCTGCCCGATTCCCATAACTGTGGCGATTTTGGCAAGTTCCTGATTGATGCGCCACATAAATATGGCTTGAGCAAAGAGGAATTGTACGCAGCCAAAACCGACGGACACATGGACACAAACTCGGTACGGGAAGGAGCGATCCTCATCTGCCCAGTCAAGATAAAAGGTGCCGGCATCTACTTGGGCGATATGCATGCACAGCAAGGCAACGGTGAAATTGCCGGACATGCCACAGATGTATCAGGTGAAACAGAGCTCAGTGTAGAGGTGATCAAAGGGCTGGAGCTGGAAGGCCCTATTTTGCTTCAAAATATTGAAGACCTGCCTCCCATGGCTGTTCCGTTAAATGCTGAAGAGCGCGAAAAGATCAAAATATTAGCCCAGCACTGGGGCCAGGATCATATCGAAAAAAGTGGCCCTGTCACGTTTATTGGTACCGGCGAAAACCTGAACGAAGCCACTGAGATCGGACTAAGACGGGCTTCAAAAGCAACGGGGATTCCTTACGAGGAAATTCTAAACCGCGCAACCATCAACGGTTCAATCGAGATTAGCCGTTTGCCGGGAGCTGTTCGAGTAACTTTCTTGTGCCCACTCGATATTCTCGACCGAATGGGAATCGGGCACCTGGTGCGTCAGAAATATAATTTATAA
- a CDS encoding IS1380 family transposase has protein sequence MRTFKLEQSKTEIITPHGGLALVGHSVNRMTSLAKTSRAIVKRHGIANIDLIRTYLGLICLGKSDFEAVEHARHDPFFKAAMGIKQSPSSARLRQRFDEDACALIPLLDEASVEFLCNASVPVGTLATGHAPLDIDVFPMDNSNTKKEGVAYTYKGHDGYAPIAAYLGTEGWCLGCELRPGNQHANKEFIHTLDRVLPRVRQLTDAPLLVRLDSAHDAAENRAYFRTHGVDYLIKWNPRSQDGLAWVDKAHAAGALWCHTRPGKMETLVSESLDGTDDRLIVKVTVRHSDSTGQLFLEPEVSLEGWMTSLKPDAADHAKVIALYQDHATSEQFHSEFKTDLDLERLPSGKFDTNDLVMAFAVLGYNILRWMGQHALLGPDAPVRHPAKRRRLKTVMQELMYMACRLVSSGRRLYLRFGQHCPGFRAFGCIYESV, from the coding sequence ATGCGTACCTTCAAGCTGGAACAGTCCAAAACCGAGATTATCACACCCCACGGCGGTCTGGCGCTGGTTGGCCACAGTGTCAACAGAATGACCTCCCTGGCCAAAACCTCGCGCGCCATCGTCAAGCGCCATGGCATCGCTAACATCGATCTTATTCGCACCTACCTGGGGTTGATTTGCCTTGGCAAGAGCGACTTCGAAGCGGTCGAGCACGCACGCCATGACCCCTTCTTTAAAGCGGCCATGGGCATCAAGCAATCACCTTCATCCGCTCGGCTGCGTCAGCGTTTTGATGAAGATGCCTGCGCACTGATCCCGTTGTTGGATGAAGCCAGTGTCGAGTTTCTGTGTAATGCGTCGGTGCCTGTCGGCACGCTTGCCACCGGTCACGCGCCGCTGGATATAGACGTATTCCCCATGGACAACAGCAACACTAAAAAAGAGGGCGTGGCCTACACCTACAAGGGGCATGACGGCTACGCCCCCATCGCGGCCTACCTGGGCACGGAGGGCTGGTGTCTGGGCTGTGAGCTGCGACCGGGTAACCAACACGCCAACAAGGAGTTTATCCACACCCTCGACCGGGTGCTGCCTCGGGTCCGTCAGCTGACCGATGCACCGCTACTGGTACGGCTTGACAGTGCCCATGATGCCGCCGAGAACCGCGCGTACTTCCGTACGCACGGGGTGGACTATCTGATCAAGTGGAACCCTCGCTCACAAGACGGTTTGGCCTGGGTGGACAAGGCTCATGCTGCCGGCGCACTCTGGTGCCATACCCGGCCGGGCAAAATGGAAACGCTGGTGAGCGAATCGCTGGATGGCACTGACGACCGCCTGATCGTCAAGGTGACGGTGCGCCACAGTGACAGTACAGGGCAGCTGTTCCTGGAGCCCGAGGTGAGCCTGGAAGGCTGGATGACTTCGCTCAAGCCGGACGCGGCGGATCATGCCAAGGTGATTGCGCTCTACCAGGATCACGCCACCAGCGAACAGTTCCACAGTGAGTTCAAGACTGATCTGGATCTCGAACGTTTGCCGTCAGGGAAGTTCGATACCAACGACCTGGTCATGGCGTTTGCCGTACTGGGCTACAACATATTGCGCTGGATGGGACAGCACGCACTGCTGGGACCGGATGCGCCGGTGCGTCATCCGGCCAAACGTCGGCGGCTAAAAACCGTCATGCAGGAGCTGATGTATATGGCCTGCCGCCTGGTCAGCAGCGGCCGCCGTCTTTACCTGCGTTTTGGCCAACATTGCCCCGGGTTCAGGGCGTTCGGTTGCATCTACGAGTCGGTCTGA